One stretch of Verrucomicrobiia bacterium DNA includes these proteins:
- the dnaX gene encoding DNA polymerase III subunit gamma/tau, with amino-acid sequence MSYQVIARKYRPQRFAEVVGQEHVTQTLANAIRSGRIAHAYLFCGPRGTGKTTIARIFAMALNATGGPSADFDLDDPRCREIAEGRSLDVLEIDGASNNGVEQVRELRDTARFAPAASTYKIYIIDEVHMLTTAAFNALLKTLEEPPAHVKFLFATTDPERVLPTILSRCQRFDLRRIPATLIVRHLQSIAEAEGVTIATPALQAIARGADGGMRDAESTLDQLISFCGDRIEESDVLSMFGLAARGQILALARAVLESNPAAALTELNELARNGKDLSRLLHDLLQHFRNLMIAQVTHGDLSLLEVTESEALELAGQTSTASQDAVTRILDILTSAERRLRDAVARKIFFEVTLLKAIEARNAVNLDLVLQHLQQLRHEAAPAAPQPPTPPSSPAAPTAAPVAANPSHPASRPSVDTPAAAPARAPAPAPPIPAPTSSAPSAPAQEGIPDDPVSLWTRLVAAASPMARAALQSGHPLHIERGVLSVGYPPAHDHQRTLVDQERTRKALEARLSALGAPLTLRFIRLPDDPAADPATPSPAPTPPPASTPRTPPPAASSTAAPARRRPAPTDKVAPIKIDPVEFKNDPLIKEALELFKGELVIPDTPAPE; translated from the coding sequence ATGAGCTACCAGGTCATCGCCCGCAAATACCGCCCCCAGCGCTTTGCCGAGGTCGTCGGACAGGAACACGTCACCCAGACCCTCGCCAACGCCATCCGCTCGGGACGCATCGCCCACGCCTACCTCTTCTGCGGCCCCCGCGGCACCGGCAAAACCACCATCGCCCGCATCTTCGCCATGGCCCTCAACGCCACCGGCGGACCCAGCGCCGATTTTGACCTCGACGACCCCCGCTGCCGGGAAATCGCCGAAGGCCGCTCCCTCGATGTCCTCGAAATCGACGGCGCTTCCAACAATGGCGTCGAACAAGTCCGCGAACTCCGCGATACCGCCCGCTTCGCCCCCGCCGCCTCGACCTACAAGATCTACATCATCGACGAGGTCCACATGCTCACCACGGCGGCCTTCAATGCCCTCCTCAAAACCCTCGAGGAACCCCCCGCCCATGTGAAATTCCTCTTCGCCACCACCGACCCCGAACGCGTCCTCCCCACCATCCTCTCCCGCTGCCAGCGCTTCGACCTGCGCCGCATCCCCGCCACCCTCATCGTCCGCCACCTTCAATCGATCGCCGAAGCCGAGGGTGTCACCATCGCCACGCCCGCCCTTCAGGCCATCGCCCGCGGCGCCGATGGCGGCATGCGCGACGCCGAAAGCACGCTCGATCAGCTCATCAGTTTCTGCGGAGACCGCATCGAGGAGTCCGATGTCCTCTCCATGTTCGGGCTCGCCGCCCGAGGCCAGATCCTCGCCCTCGCCCGCGCCGTCCTTGAATCCAATCCCGCCGCCGCTCTCACGGAACTCAACGAACTCGCCCGCAACGGCAAGGACCTCAGCCGACTCCTCCACGATCTGCTCCAACACTTCCGCAACCTCATGATCGCCCAGGTCACCCATGGCGACCTTTCCCTCCTCGAAGTCACCGAATCCGAGGCCCTCGAACTTGCCGGCCAGACCTCCACTGCCTCCCAGGACGCCGTCACCCGCATCCTGGATATCCTCACCTCCGCCGAACGCCGCCTCCGCGACGCCGTGGCCCGGAAGATCTTCTTCGAAGTGACTCTCCTCAAAGCCATCGAGGCCCGCAACGCTGTCAACCTCGACCTCGTCCTCCAGCACCTCCAGCAACTTCGTCACGAAGCCGCACCTGCCGCACCCCAACCTCCGACGCCGCCCTCCTCACCGGCCGCCCCAACCGCCGCGCCGGTCGCCGCCAACCCCTCCCACCCTGCCTCCCGCCCATCCGTTGACACACCCGCCGCTGCCCCCGCACGGGCACCCGCACCCGCACCCCCCATCCCGGCTCCAACCTCGTCCGCCCCTTCCGCCCCGGCCCAAGAAGGCATTCCCGACGATCCCGTCTCCCTTTGGACCCGCCTCGTTGCCGCCGCCAGTCCGATGGCACGCGCCGCCCTCCAGTCCGGACACCCCCTGCACATCGAACGCGGCGTTCTCTCGGTCGGTTACCCGCCCGCCCACGACCATCAGCGCACCCTGGTGGATCAGGAACGCACCCGGAAGGCCCTCGAGGCACGGTTGTCCGCACTGGGCGCCCCGCTCACCCTCCGGTTCATCCGCCTCCCCGACGACCCCGCCGCCGATCCCGCCACCCCCTCGCCTGCCCCGACGCCACCGCCCGCATCCACCCCGCGCACCCCGCCCCCTGCCGCATCTTCAACGGCCGCCCCGGCCCGTCGCCGCCCTGCCCCCACCGACAAAGTCGCCCCCATCAAGATCGACCCGGTCGAGTTCAAGAACGACCCCCTCATCAAGGAGGCCCTCGAACTCTTCAAAGGCGAACTCGTCATCCCCGACACCCCAGCCCCCGAGTAG